The following coding sequences are from one Biomphalaria glabrata chromosome 8, xgBioGlab47.1, whole genome shotgun sequence window:
- the LOC106078125 gene encoding neuronal acetylcholine receptor subunit beta-3-like encodes MMLLALCLLLNTVTVPLIYGTTYENTMAIFKDKLGSDNYHTEVRPIKNQNNVLRVYVEFQIVAIVKVDEISQSFTSNGFVYFIWTDEMVAWDPNNYGGQILIHPLPEDIWRPRVVLRNTLGDRDIFDDNKAPVFVTCLGQVNWVPGSLFPASCELDMTSYPFDTQTCAIRLVAMSVSSDEMQFYSEPGAKVGKDFFTSNGEWELIDSSTVISNLSAGGTNLSSVDFHLVLRRRPYFLLLNIVLPVVFLSFLNILVFSIPVESGEKVGYGITVLLALSVFMSIISGMLPRSSTLPRVTIYLFILLAISVLTVVDSIIIVYIYHKEEKEEKHLKAKKGFQTVFTKIKHLHRAEAPLESANKIPPKLQLAPNNPDKVLRTQTSFAVSSVPDPPTYKENQDYTGDNFNRNKYKLIGKYVDLVSFILFFLLWLSVTVAFMIDIAF; translated from the exons ATGATGTTGCTGGCTTTATGTTTATTGCTTAACACCGTGACTGTGCCTCTGATCTATGGCACCACCTATGAGAACACGATGGCGATCTTCAAAGACAAACTTGGCAGTGACAACTACCACACAGAGGTCAGGCCCATCAAGAACCAGAACAATGTTCTAAGGGTGTACGTGGAGTTCCAGATAGTGGCCATAGTCAAAGTGGACGAGATCTCCCAAAGTTTTACTTCCAATGGTTTCGTTTACTTCATTTGGACAGATGAG ATGGTGGCTTGGGACCCCAATAATTACGGAGGTCAAATACTAATCCATCCACTACCAGAAGATATTTGGAGACCAAGGGTTGTTCTGCGTAATACACTTGGAGATAGAGATATTTTTGATGACAATAAGGC ACCGGTCTTTGTGACATGTTTAGGCCAAGTCAACTGGGTCCCAGGCAGCCTCTTCCCAGCATCCTGTGAACTTGATATGACCAGCTACCCATTTGATACGCAGACCTGTGCGATACGg CTGGTGGCTATGTCAGTGTCCAGCGATGAGATGCAGTTCTACAGCGAGCCCGGTGCCAAAGTTGGAAAAGATTTCTTCACTTCCAACGGCGAATGGGAGCTCATTGACTCCAGCACCGTCATCTCAAACCTCTCTGCTGGAGGCACGAACCTCTCATCTGTGGAT TTTCACCTGGTCCTACGGCGACGTCCCTACTTCCTCTTGTTAAACATCGTCCTGCCTGTTGTGTTTCTGTCCTTTCTGAACATCCTGGTCTTTAGTATACCCGTGGAATCGGGTGAGAAAGTCGGTTACG GTATTACTGTTCTGCTGGCCCTGTCAGTATTTATGAGTATCATCAGTGGAATGCTGCCTAGGTCATCAACTCTCCCCAGAGTGACCATTTACCTGTTTATATTGCTGGCCATCTCAGTGCTGACAGTAGTGGACAGTATCAttatagtttacatctaccaTAAGGAAGAG aaagaagaaaaacatttaaaagctAAGAAAGGATTTCAAACTGTCTTCACTAAGATCAAGCATTTACACCGAGCTGAGGCTCCCTTGGAGTCAGCTAATAAAATTCCACCAAAACTACAATTAGCTCCAAACAACCCAGATAAAGTTCTAAGAACCCAGACCAGTTTTGCAGTTTCCTCTGTGCCAGACCCACCTACTTACAAGGAAAATCAGGATTATACGGGAGATAACTTCAACAGAAACAAGTACAAGCTGATCGGGAAGTATGTTGACTTGGTTTCTTTTatacttttctttcttttgtggTTGTCAGTTACGGTTGCCTTCATGATAGACATTGCTTTTTGA